The genomic window ATTGAGGTCGATATGACTGAAAGTTCGATCGGATTGAAAGGGGTGGTGTAGACCGAAAGCAATCCGATCAGGAGGAAAAAGTTAAGCATGTAAACGCTTGAATCAGAGTATTTTCTCAATCAGATTTGAAAAAACCTTGTGCAAATGCGCAGTGCTGCGTATGTCTTGATTATCTAATGTTTGTGTCAAatattgaaaaacacaaaactcaccaCAAGAACATGTTTTATCCATGGCGATGTCACGCACATTATTAAGGGAAAGGAGACACGCTACAGGGCTCGTGTATTATTTTGTAACAAAGAACGCTATAAAGAACGCTGTGTTATTCGTTTTCTTTGCAAATGTGAAAATACTAACTATAGTGAGTTATACATCCATCCAGAGACTAAGTTTGAAGTGAGATGTTAGACGCTGTGCGCAGTGTTGCCAGGTCCCTTTACGTTTAAAGTACATGGACAATCGGGAACTTTTTTAACTGTTGGCGAGGCCGTTTTTTTCTTGTGGGTTAAAAGCAGAATAATGTACACCTTTTTAAATTCAATCATTCATTTTGCAGAATAAAGAGGATGATATTCCTGCTGCTGTATCAACTCTATATGATCCTTACCCTCTTGTGTGCTTGTTCTAGACGATCTGTGATGATGTTAGAACACACCAGCAACAATAACAGCAGCGATAACCAGCAGACCACCAACACATGATCCTGCTACAACACCTGAAGACACTGAAGACACGCCTCCAGCTGTAACGACAGAGAGACACATCATTAGTTCAACTGAATCTGTCAGTCTAATCATAGACCTGGGATTTATTCCAGTCAGAAAGGAAGTTCAACAAATTAAGATTAACCCCGACCTCTGGGTCAACAAACCCCGAAACAGGAAACTGAGTTTAAGGTTCCATTACAGCTGTTCTGGGTTAGTTTCATTAACTCAGAGCAAGTTTACATGGGGGATGTAccttgtcattctgtcagtctttcacattgctgttggctaactttgtcactcctgaggtttaatGTAGTTGGTCTGAAATGGCCACAACACACGCACCAACGGTTTATATCCTTACTCCCAATTGGTCCTCTAGTGATAAGAATTAGGGacgattcacatttcatgtcttttACGCACGCAAGTTCATTATCTTAAATGTATAGTTTAAGCAGGCACGTCCAAATAGGGGTCTTGCAGTAGGGGGAATTGaaccaccattaaaatgctatcagtcatagaaaagcttctagtctgttttttctcacttgcaagactaaaataacattttacttctatgttaatgaactACAGgttttttatggtatatgctttaaagtttttttcagTGATTGTTGGTAAATTTTACCGGTATTATCATACTTAGGTTACAATATatgcactaaaatatgcaacatGCAGGCACTGCagctccctcttgtgtcttctatagagatgtgcaataattgcaatgatctgaaaccatcgagatgaggtcaaacaatcgcgatgagacgattatttaataatcgtgacagccctactgagAAATGGGCATGacttaccccgctttctcgggtttgacatgcATCGCATtgtgaaacggaaaacccagagtttccctcatttcaggcttaacaaacatagttttcactaaacctcctttctgaaacaggCCCCAGGACTGTAAAGAGCTTTTAATGTGAAGCAGTTAACAAACTTCATGTATTTGTGTTAAACAGCACTGAGATGATGACGAGCCAGTAAAACAAATACTGACTGACTACACCGTTAATATTCCTCTGACGGATTTATTGGACAATGTTTTTGACATAATGATTTCAGAGAAAACTGTTCTGAAAAGACTTTAATTATACTGAAGAGATCTCCTCACCTGAGTCAGTGACACTGAATGTCTTgtgtatagtgtgtgtgtgtccgatgGTGACGTCTGCTTCATACGGTCCAGAgtcttcattcttcatgtgtgtgatggtgagagatccagtctgatcatccagcttcagtctgtctctgaatctctcATCAATCAAATGTGTTGAGATCTTTCCATTCACTATAATGATTTCAGCTACAGGAGAATTGTTGTGTTTGATCTTCCAGTGTATCTGGTCATTTCTCTGTTCATCAGTAACATCAATGTGTAGAGTGACagaatctctctctttcactatCTTCACTTCAGGAGACAAACCTGCAGAACAACcagaaagaggaaaagagaaagagttaGTAAAACAGTGTCATGTGAGTCAGACACAAGCGGTCAACACTGAATCAATACAGATACACAAACACTCAAAGAAGCCTCAATTTTACACTGTAATTGTTCAGGATGTTGAATGATTATGtacataaaatgattattaaagTAA from Triplophysa rosa linkage group LG25, Trosa_1v2, whole genome shotgun sequence includes these protein-coding regions:
- the LOC130548468 gene encoding uncharacterized protein LOC130548468, with the protein product MQSCLLIIFTNNMKTIYLLFITINGVFGDETERVSVNDGDSVTLHTHFTELKGVDPIVWRFNGSRIARINKAVNSDPVYDPDERFTDRLKMNPQTGDLTITDITSELTGLYQLEIDGKNHPKSFSVSLSPEVKIVKERDSVTLHIDVTDEQRNDQIHWKIKHNNSPVAEIIIVNGKISTHLIDERFRDRLKLDDQTGSLTITHMKNEDSGPYEADVTIGHTHTIHKTFSVTDSAGGVSSVSSGVVAGSCVGGLLVIAAVIVAGVF